A single genomic interval of bacterium harbors:
- a CDS encoding Pr2TM family membrane protein: MSREEDGSRKRGSRSNRRSRPKRRRKKELTPEEQAYREARERAEKKLKFVQHFVSYFFVCIFLLFVTGRFVATMVALGWGIGLASHFFQAIIAPDLRKRWVRSEVDRAVANSVTRERRVLEDEKLRSLEELSASIAHEIRNPITAAKSLVQQMGEDPSSGENVEYADVALEELDRVERSISHLLRYAREEAMASESIRMSEVIDSALDSLGDRLEALGVNIERHQDTEGEMVGDPEKLRRVLINLVGNAIDAFEEADTSSPALHISMGENLAGTDVWVRVKDNGPGIDEETQARIFTPFFTSKANGTGLGLAITRKLVDAHGGEIEIGSSPGNGTEFVVQLPKHPIAEEIRS, from the coding sequence ATGTCCCGAGAAGAGGACGGCTCCCGAAAGAGGGGTTCCCGTTCGAATCGGCGCAGCCGACCGAAGCGGCGCCGCAAGAAGGAATTGACCCCCGAAGAACAGGCGTATCGCGAAGCCCGCGAGCGCGCCGAGAAGAAGCTGAAATTCGTCCAGCACTTCGTTTCGTACTTCTTCGTATGCATATTCCTGCTCTTCGTCACGGGTCGTTTCGTCGCGACGATGGTGGCCCTGGGCTGGGGGATCGGACTCGCATCCCATTTCTTCCAGGCGATCATCGCGCCCGATCTGAGGAAACGCTGGGTGCGCTCCGAGGTGGACCGCGCGGTCGCCAATAGCGTCACGCGAGAGCGGCGCGTACTCGAAGACGAGAAACTGCGCTCGCTCGAAGAACTCTCTGCGTCGATCGCACACGAGATCCGCAATCCAATTACCGCGGCCAAGAGTCTCGTGCAGCAGATGGGTGAGGATCCTTCATCGGGTGAGAACGTGGAGTACGCCGACGTTGCACTCGAAGAGCTCGATCGCGTAGAGCGCTCGATCTCCCACCTTCTGCGCTACGCGCGAGAGGAGGCGATGGCTTCGGAGTCGATTCGCATGAGCGAAGTGATCGACAGCGCACTCGATTCTCTCGGCGATCGCCTCGAAGCACTCGGAGTGAACATCGAACGCCACCAGGACACCGAAGGTGAGATGGTCGGTGATCCGGAGAAACTGCGCAGGGTATTGATCAATCTGGTAGGCAACGCGATCGATGCGTTCGAAGAGGCGGATACGTCTTCACCCGCGCTGCACATCTCGATGGGCGAAAATCTGGCGGGAACCGATGTCTGGGTGCGCGTGAAGGACAACGGCCCGGGCATCGATGAAGAGACGCAAGCGCGCATATTCACGCCGTTCTTCACTTCGAAGGCGAACGGTACAGGACTCGGACTGGCGATCACGCGCAAGCTCGTGGACGCACACGGCGGTGAGATCGAGATCGGTTCATCGCCGGGCAATGGAACTGAATTCGTGGTGCAACTTCCCAAGCACCCCATCGCCGAGGAGATTCGCTCGTGA
- a CDS encoding Stp1/IreP family PP2C-type Ser/Thr phosphatase: MLSQIQPDEIQLASLTDTGRVRSENQDAFGSFRREDGARLIVVADGMGGHRGGATASRMCIEAAGRVFCESGAKPEECLRESLLTANSELRQASELDPELRGMGTTAVAILFEANGDAFIAWVGDSRAYLLRGGELRPLTEDHSLVAMWVREGILTPEQAEEHPRRNELIRAIGVVDEIEVDIVQYEPQRGDRLVLCSDGLCGAVSPKVIQAGLEIAEPEEAARVLVASAIDAGGSDNITVQVIAVPDAGGNRDEGRKMLTFVLLGILVVITALGVMSLMR; the protein is encoded by the coding sequence ATCCTGTCTCAAATACAGCCCGACGAGATTCAACTCGCTTCGCTGACGGACACCGGGCGGGTACGCTCCGAGAACCAGGATGCTTTCGGCTCTTTTCGCCGGGAGGATGGAGCCCGCCTGATCGTCGTGGCCGACGGAATGGGCGGACACCGCGGCGGCGCGACGGCTAGCCGGATGTGCATCGAGGCTGCGGGGCGTGTCTTCTGCGAAAGCGGAGCGAAACCCGAGGAGTGCCTGCGCGAGAGCCTGCTCACGGCGAATTCCGAGCTTCGGCAGGCTTCTGAGCTCGATCCCGAGCTCAGGGGCATGGGGACGACGGCTGTCGCGATCCTGTTCGAGGCCAATGGCGACGCTTTCATCGCCTGGGTCGGAGACAGTCGCGCCTATCTACTCCGCGGTGGAGAGCTGCGACCGCTCACCGAAGACCACAGCCTGGTCGCGATGTGGGTGCGCGAGGGCATCCTGACCCCCGAGCAAGCAGAAGAACATCCGCGACGCAACGAACTCATCCGCGCGATCGGAGTCGTAGATGAGATCGAAGTCGACATCGTGCAGTACGAGCCGCAGCGGGGAGACCGTCTCGTCCTGTGTTCTGATGGCCTCTGTGGCGCTGTTTCACCCAAAGTGATCCAGGCGGGCCTCGAGATCGCCGAACCCGAAGAGGCCGCCCGGGTGCTCGTCGCGAGCGCGATCGATGCCGGAGGTTCCGACAACATCACCGTTCAGGTGATCGCCGTTCCCGACGCCGGAGGCAACCGAGATGAGGGAAGGAAAATGTTGACGTTCGTATTGCTAGGCATCTTGGTCGTGATCACAGCCTTGGGCGTAATGTCGTTGATGCGTTAG
- a CDS encoding sigma-54-dependent Fis family transcriptional regulator, giving the protein MTARILIVEDEKGIQLALRGLLRRDSYDVDLADTGEEALRRLENSSYDLVLTDLALGRGITGMDVLRAVKQDRPETAVVMITAHGSEKIAVDAMKEGAEDYVPKPFDNEEMRVVVRRALEKTRLQRENRMLLERVEREYSFENLIGSGPAMRQIFETIQKVAETDLSLLVRGESGTGKELVAQALHQRSPRRNRPFVAVNCAAINQELVESELFGHEKGAFTGADRSRIGKFQAADGGTIFLDEIGDMAPETQAKVLRVLQEHSFEPVGGDSEVNVDVRVVAATHRDLEAEVKAGKFREDLYYRLKVVEVTLPPLRERLEDLPALVERFLTQVAERLGREKRQMDSDALAHLARHAWGGNVRELRNVIERAAVLSAGELIGVSDVALDAEVSVDGPTPGLPPGTSFRDAKRQTVEGFERAFLIGALRENDGNVSRTAEAIGMVRQSLQQKIRELDLRSEDWTGDSR; this is encoded by the coding sequence GTGACGGCGCGCATTTTGATCGTAGAAGACGAGAAGGGCATCCAACTGGCGCTGCGCGGTCTACTGCGACGCGATTCCTATGACGTCGATTTGGCCGACACCGGAGAAGAAGCTCTGCGGCGCCTCGAGAATTCTTCTTACGATCTGGTTTTGACCGATCTGGCCCTGGGCCGCGGCATCACCGGTATGGACGTGCTTCGCGCGGTCAAGCAGGATCGACCCGAGACCGCGGTCGTGATGATCACCGCACACGGCAGCGAAAAGATCGCAGTCGATGCGATGAAAGAGGGCGCGGAAGACTACGTTCCCAAACCCTTCGACAACGAGGAGATGCGCGTCGTCGTGCGCCGGGCGCTCGAGAAGACTCGTCTGCAGCGCGAGAACCGCATGTTGCTGGAGCGCGTCGAGCGCGAATACAGTTTCGAGAACCTGATCGGCTCCGGTCCCGCGATGCGGCAGATCTTCGAGACGATCCAGAAGGTGGCCGAAACCGATCTGTCGCTGCTGGTTCGCGGCGAGAGCGGCACGGGAAAGGAACTCGTCGCGCAGGCGCTGCACCAGCGCAGCCCGCGTCGCAATCGGCCCTTCGTCGCGGTGAATTGTGCGGCGATCAATCAGGAACTGGTCGAGAGCGAACTTTTCGGTCACGAGAAGGGCGCCTTCACTGGTGCGGATCGCAGTCGCATCGGCAAGTTCCAGGCGGCCGACGGCGGTACGATCTTCCTGGACGAGATCGGCGACATGGCGCCCGAGACCCAGGCGAAGGTACTGCGCGTCCTGCAGGAGCACTCCTTCGAACCGGTCGGGGGCGATAGTGAGGTGAACGTCGATGTGCGCGTGGTCGCGGCGACCCATCGCGACCTCGAAGCCGAAGTGAAAGCGGGCAAGTTTCGCGAGGATCTGTACTACCGCTTGAAGGTGGTCGAAGTGACGCTGCCGCCTCTTCGCGAGCGCTTGGAAGACCTGCCGGCGCTAGTCGAACGCTTCCTGACACAGGTGGCCGAGCGCCTGGGGCGAGAGAAAAGGCAGATGGATTCTGACGCGCTCGCGCACCTGGCTCGCCATGCCTGGGGCGGAAACGTGCGCGAGCTGCGCAACGTGATCGAGCGCGCCGCGGTGCTTTCGGCTGGAGAACTGATCGGTGTGTCCGATGTCGCACTCGATGCGGAGGTCAGCGTCGATGGGCCGACTCCGGGGCTCCCGCCTGGCACGAGTTTTCGCGACGCCAAGCGCCAGACCGTCGAAGGTTTCGAACGCGCCTTTCTGATCGGAGCCTTGCGCGAGAACGACGGGAACGTGTCCCGCACCGCCGAAGCGATCGGCATGGTGCGACAGAGTTTGCAGCAGAAGATTCGAGAACTGGATCTGCGGTCCGAAGACTGGACCGGGGACTCCAGGTAA
- a CDS encoding aminotransferase class III-fold pyridoxal phosphate-dependent enzyme, translating to MSKGKELLARYEKEVEAIWCDMTPKSRALCERAEEFTPGGALRSHSTGTYLAYCDRVDGSHMYDVDGNSYIDLIVGMTSIIGHNHPKVAEAVQKQVPKGLVTFMPDEGWDVLAEMMCRRVPSVEKVWPAFGGSQAFMWAIRAARAHTGREKILKIWGGYHGTYDDAFAMPPKVFPGLPKNTLDNILMTNWNDKEGTEKIIRENKDDLAAVITEGFQTGGTVPPKDGYLAFLREQTDKHGIVLIFDEIVNFWLDHGGTGALYDVRPDLCVYGKGIGGGLPMGLVGGHNDIMKLFSQKEAFRIAAIAAHQGDPVTVAASTACLNIMTADEIARINANGELLADGIRGVLKDVGIRGLVIGYGNHQSVHLTTADEVTNPLSYLMNASKPGLKETMALFRRSLINKGVITLEDLMALRVSTPLTKGEIETSLAAMRESFTEIHPILKEVAPELVA from the coding sequence ATGTCCAAAGGAAAAGAGCTCCTCGCCAGATATGAGAAAGAGGTCGAGGCGATCTGGTGCGATATGACGCCGAAGTCCCGGGCGCTGTGCGAACGGGCTGAGGAGTTTACACCCGGCGGCGCGCTCAGATCCCATTCCACCGGCACCTATCTGGCTTATTGTGACCGGGTCGACGGAAGCCATATGTACGACGTCGATGGCAACAGCTACATCGACCTCATTGTGGGCATGACCAGTATCATCGGGCACAACCATCCGAAAGTCGCAGAGGCGGTTCAGAAGCAGGTGCCAAAGGGTCTCGTCACCTTCATGCCCGATGAGGGTTGGGACGTGCTGGCAGAAATGATGTGCAGACGCGTCCCCTCGGTCGAGAAGGTGTGGCCGGCCTTTGGCGGGTCCCAGGCGTTTATGTGGGCCATACGGGCGGCAAGAGCCCATACCGGCAGGGAAAAGATCCTGAAGATCTGGGGGGGATATCACGGCACCTATGATGATGCCTTTGCTATGCCGCCTAAAGTATTCCCCGGGCTGCCCAAGAATACGCTCGACAATATCCTGATGACCAACTGGAACGACAAAGAGGGAACCGAAAAGATCATCCGGGAAAACAAGGATGATCTGGCGGCTGTCATCACCGAGGGATTTCAGACCGGTGGCACCGTCCCGCCGAAAGACGGTTACCTCGCCTTCCTGAGAGAGCAAACCGACAAACACGGCATTGTTCTCATCTTCGATGAAATTGTGAACTTCTGGCTCGATCACGGCGGGACCGGAGCGCTCTACGATGTTAGGCCCGACCTATGCGTCTATGGCAAGGGCATCGGAGGCGGCCTGCCGATGGGTCTCGTGGGTGGCCATAACGACATCATGAAACTCTTTAGCCAGAAAGAAGCGTTCAGGATAGCGGCCATCGCTGCTCACCAGGGTGATCCGGTGACTGTTGCCGCTAGTACGGCCTGTCTCAACATCATGACCGCCGATGAAATTGCGCGCATCAATGCCAATGGCGAACTGCTGGCCGATGGTATTCGGGGAGTTCTCAAGGACGTTGGCATCAGGGGCCTGGTGATTGGATATGGCAATCATCAGAGCGTTCACCTGACGACCGCCGACGAGGTCACCAATCCGCTCTCCTATTTGATGAATGCCAGTAAGCCAGGGCTGAAGGAAACCATGGCTCTCTTTCGCCGCTCGCTCATCAACAAGGGCGTCATCACACTCGAGGATCTAATGGCTCTGAGGGTTTCAACGCCGCTAACGAAGGGTGAGATAGAAACGTCGCTGGCCGCCATGCGTGAGAGCTTTACGGAGATCCATCCCATCCTCAAAGAGGTGGCGCCCGAACTCGTGGCCTAG
- a CDS encoding aminotransferase class III-fold pyridoxal phosphate-dependent enzyme, whose product MKNDDALRTRAQKVIPGGMYGHMSPRGLPKNYPLFFARADGCRLWDVDDNEYIDFMCSYGPMIAGYGNPRIRSAADAQRQALDIANGPAPVLVDLAERLVSQVGHADWAIFAKNGNDATTVCNMVARSRSEKRKILVAAGAYHGAQPWANRTSRGTPHDEHANYPTYSFNDAESVRAAAEACAGDLAGIVVSAFKHDAGLPQELVDPAFAREVRRICDAADAALILDDVRAGLRLSLDASWAVHGVNPDLSAWGKALANGEPLAAILGSEAYRDAASQVFVTGSFWYQAAPFAAALATLDVLEELDAPTRLEKLGQAFRDGLEGQAQRHGHAICQTGPPQMPTVMFEDDPKFRKGREFCGHALTNGVYLHPWHNMFLSVAHTERDIEHALAATERAFQALG is encoded by the coding sequence ATGAAGAACGACGACGCACTGCGAACTCGGGCCCAGAAGGTGATTCCCGGCGGGATGTATGGACACATGTCGCCCCGCGGGCTGCCGAAGAACTACCCGCTGTTCTTCGCGCGTGCCGACGGCTGCCGGCTCTGGGACGTGGATGACAACGAGTACATTGATTTCATGTGCTCCTACGGTCCCATGATCGCGGGCTACGGCAACCCGCGTATCCGCTCAGCGGCCGATGCGCAGCGCCAGGCGCTGGACATCGCGAACGGCCCGGCCCCCGTTCTGGTGGACCTCGCCGAGCGTCTGGTGTCGCAGGTGGGGCATGCGGACTGGGCGATCTTCGCAAAGAACGGCAACGATGCGACGACGGTTTGCAATATGGTGGCGCGATCCCGGAGCGAGAAGCGCAAGATCCTGGTCGCGGCCGGTGCCTACCACGGTGCTCAACCCTGGGCGAACCGCACGTCTCGCGGCACTCCACACGATGAGCACGCGAACTACCCAACCTATAGCTTCAACGACGCGGAGAGCGTGCGGGCAGCTGCCGAGGCATGTGCCGGTGACCTCGCGGGGATCGTCGTCTCGGCTTTCAAGCACGACGCGGGCCTCCCGCAGGAGCTCGTCGACCCGGCTTTCGCGCGCGAGGTGCGACGCATCTGCGACGCCGCGGACGCTGCGCTCATTCTCGACGACGTCCGGGCCGGGCTGCGCCTGTCGCTGGACGCGAGCTGGGCCGTGCATGGCGTCAATCCTGACCTTTCAGCCTGGGGGAAGGCGCTCGCGAACGGCGAGCCGCTCGCCGCGATCCTGGGCAGCGAGGCCTATCGCGACGCGGCGTCCCAGGTTTTCGTGACGGGCTCGTTCTGGTATCAGGCCGCGCCCTTCGCCGCGGCGCTCGCGACCCTCGACGTGCTCGAGGAACTGGACGCACCGACGCGTCTCGAAAAGCTGGGGCAGGCGTTCCGGGACGGCCTCGAGGGGCAGGCGCAGCGCCATGGCCACGCGATCTGCCAGACCGGACCGCCGCAGATGCCCACCGTGATGTTCGAGGACGATCCCAAGTTCAGGAAGGGTCGGGAGTTCTGTGGCCACGCGCTGACTAACGGCGTCTACCTGCACCCCTGGCACAATATGTTTCTCTCGGTCGCGCACACCGAGCGCGACATCGAGCACGCGCTGGCTGCCACTGAGCGCGCGTTCCAGGCGCTCGGCTGA